In the Populus trichocarpa isolate Nisqually-1 chromosome 1, P.trichocarpa_v4.1, whole genome shotgun sequence genome, one interval contains:
- the LOC7476451 gene encoding uncharacterized protein LOC7476451 isoform X3: MVQSMSSLSRKASVKLEADDSLEDQLSPLHKRSKLDPCLQVIIPDAVLYNPLQEPSPIGLTLKKSPSFLDLIQMKLSQQNTSNTMLSKKPSSAAADKLKASNFTASLLKIGSWECKSRYEGDLVAKCYFAKHKLVWEVLDGGLKNKIEIQWSDIVAIKANFPDDGPETLDVVLARQPLFFRETNPQPRKHTLWQATSDFTGGQASTHRRHFLQFQQGFMGKHYEKLIQCDPRLSFLSQQLEIILESPYFAQRVSAFSDLHESGKGLDSEVEDRTAVFALQEAGPPSGVLSSSLNNECQGLTCQSPENISQQTSSTTLVMETHAFEETRSNRTGEQQLPSNCDQIKVPGLHPSISMSDLVNHIGHCISEQMTSGNSILSGGDIKSSDILDEITQYLLGDSQVMSASDEQSVVSTVNSLCCLLQKDPATARDLQAKSLSDLDVDHDRRINETNSTASACQSKFIESFPAPEGEASNVSICKQAPAMSRKDSVGELLLNLPRDHNLL, encoded by the exons ATGGTTCAGTCAATGAGTTCCTTAAGCAGAAAAGCATCAGTGAAGCTGGAAGCTGATGATTCCTTGGAGGATCAACTCAGTCCACTTCACAAACGTTCAAAACTTGATCCTTGTTTACAG GTGATAATCCCAGATGCAGTACTGTATAATCCACTTCAAGAGCCAAGTCCAATTGGCTTGACACTGAAAAAGAGTCCatcttttttggatttgattcaAATGAAGTTATCTCAGCAAAACACTAGTAATACTATGTTGTCAAAGAAACCTAGTAGTGCTGCTGCTGATAAGCTTAAAGCTTCAAACTTTACTGCTTCACTTCTAAAAATAGGGAGTTGGGAG tgtaAGTCAAGATACGAAGGGGATTTGGTGGCAAAGTGTTATTTTGCTAAGCATAAACTTGTTTGGGAAGTGCTTGATGGTGGTCTTAAGAATAAGATTGAAATTCAGTGGTCAGATATTGTGGCTATCAAGGCAAATTTTCCTGATGATGGACCAGAAACCTTGGATGTAGtg CTGGCTAGACAACCCCTTTTCTTTAGAGAGACAAATCCACAGCCTAGGAAGCATACTTTGTGGCAGGCAACATCAGATTTTACTGGTGGACAAGCTAGCACACACAG GCGGCATTTTCTCCAGTTCCAGCAAGGCTTCATGGGCAAGCATTATGAAAAACTTATTCAATGTGATCCTCGTCTCAGCTTTCTTAGTCAACAACTAGAAATTATATTAGAATCTCCATATTTTGCGCAAAGAGTTTCTGCATTCAGTGACTTGCATGAATCTGGCAAGGGGCTTGATTCAGAAGTTGAGGATAGAACAGCTGTTTTTGCTCTGCAGGAAGCAGGGCCACCATCTGGAGTTCTTTCATCTTCCTTGAATAATGAATGCCAAGGTTTAACGTGTCAGTCTCCTGAAAATATTTCCCAGCAAACTTCTTCAACTACCTTAG TAATGGAAACCCATGCATTTGAAGAAACCAGGAGCAACAGAACAGGAGAACAGCAGTTGCCAAGCAATTGTGATCAAATTAAAGTGCCCGGACTTCATCCATCCATTTCAATGAGCGACCTTGTGAACCACATTGGACATTGCATTTCAGAACAGATGACCTCTGGAAATTCTATCCTCTCTGGTGGTGACATAAAGAGCAGTGACATTCTAGATGAAATTACTCAATACTTGCTTGGAGACTCTCAAGTTATGTCAGCCTCGGATGAGCAATCCGTTGTGTCAACGGTCAATTCTCTTTGCTGCCTACTGCAGAAGGATCCTGCAACAGCTCGGGACTTGCAGGCAAAGAGTCTCAGCGATCTTGATGTGGATCATGATAGGAGAATAAACGAAACTAATTCCACTGCATCTGCGTGTCAAAGCAAATTTATAGAGAGTTTTCCCGCACCTGAGGGAGAGGCCAGTAATGTTTCCATTTGCAAGCAGGCACCAGCCATGTCAAGGAAGGACTCGGTTGGAGAGCTACTTCTTAATCTTCCAA GGGATCACAACCTTTTGTAG
- the LOC7476451 gene encoding uncharacterized protein LOC7476451 isoform X4, with protein sequence MVQSMSSLSRKASVKLEADDSLEDQLSPLHKRSKLDPCLQVIIPDAVLYNPLQEPSPIGLTLKKSPSFLDLIQMKLSQQNTSNTMLSKKPSSAAADKLKASNFTASLLKIGSWECKSRYEGDLVAKCYFAKHKLVWEVLDGGLKNKIEIQWSDIVAIKANFPDDGPETLDVVLARQPLFFRETNPQPRKHTLWQATSDFTGGQASTHRRHFLQFQQGFMGKHYEKLIQCDPRLSFLSQQLEIILESPYFAQRVSAFSDLHESGKGLDSEVEDRTAVFALQEAGPPSGVLSSSLNNECQGLTCQSPENISQQTSSTTLVMETHAFEETRSNRTGEQQLPSNCDQIKVPGLHPSISMSDLVNHIGHCISEQMTSGNSILSGGDIKSSDILDEITQYLLGDSQVMSASDEQSVVSTVNSLCCLLQKDPATARDLQAKSLSDLDVDHDRRINETNSTASACQSKFIESFPAPEGEASNVSICKQAPAMSRKDSVGELLLNLPTWCL encoded by the exons ATGGTTCAGTCAATGAGTTCCTTAAGCAGAAAAGCATCAGTGAAGCTGGAAGCTGATGATTCCTTGGAGGATCAACTCAGTCCACTTCACAAACGTTCAAAACTTGATCCTTGTTTACAG GTGATAATCCCAGATGCAGTACTGTATAATCCACTTCAAGAGCCAAGTCCAATTGGCTTGACACTGAAAAAGAGTCCatcttttttggatttgattcaAATGAAGTTATCTCAGCAAAACACTAGTAATACTATGTTGTCAAAGAAACCTAGTAGTGCTGCTGCTGATAAGCTTAAAGCTTCAAACTTTACTGCTTCACTTCTAAAAATAGGGAGTTGGGAG tgtaAGTCAAGATACGAAGGGGATTTGGTGGCAAAGTGTTATTTTGCTAAGCATAAACTTGTTTGGGAAGTGCTTGATGGTGGTCTTAAGAATAAGATTGAAATTCAGTGGTCAGATATTGTGGCTATCAAGGCAAATTTTCCTGATGATGGACCAGAAACCTTGGATGTAGtg CTGGCTAGACAACCCCTTTTCTTTAGAGAGACAAATCCACAGCCTAGGAAGCATACTTTGTGGCAGGCAACATCAGATTTTACTGGTGGACAAGCTAGCACACACAG GCGGCATTTTCTCCAGTTCCAGCAAGGCTTCATGGGCAAGCATTATGAAAAACTTATTCAATGTGATCCTCGTCTCAGCTTTCTTAGTCAACAACTAGAAATTATATTAGAATCTCCATATTTTGCGCAAAGAGTTTCTGCATTCAGTGACTTGCATGAATCTGGCAAGGGGCTTGATTCAGAAGTTGAGGATAGAACAGCTGTTTTTGCTCTGCAGGAAGCAGGGCCACCATCTGGAGTTCTTTCATCTTCCTTGAATAATGAATGCCAAGGTTTAACGTGTCAGTCTCCTGAAAATATTTCCCAGCAAACTTCTTCAACTACCTTAG TAATGGAAACCCATGCATTTGAAGAAACCAGGAGCAACAGAACAGGAGAACAGCAGTTGCCAAGCAATTGTGATCAAATTAAAGTGCCCGGACTTCATCCATCCATTTCAATGAGCGACCTTGTGAACCACATTGGACATTGCATTTCAGAACAGATGACCTCTGGAAATTCTATCCTCTCTGGTGGTGACATAAAGAGCAGTGACATTCTAGATGAAATTACTCAATACTTGCTTGGAGACTCTCAAGTTATGTCAGCCTCGGATGAGCAATCCGTTGTGTCAACGGTCAATTCTCTTTGCTGCCTACTGCAGAAGGATCCTGCAACAGCTCGGGACTTGCAGGCAAAGAGTCTCAGCGATCTTGATGTGGATCATGATAGGAGAATAAACGAAACTAATTCCACTGCATCTGCGTGTCAAAGCAAATTTATAGAGAGTTTTCCCGCACCTGAGGGAGAGGCCAGTAATGTTTCCATTTGCAAGCAGGCACCAGCCATGTCAAGGAAGGACTCGGTTGGAGAGCTACTTCTTAATCTTCCAA CTTGGTGTTTGTAG
- the LOC7476451 gene encoding uncharacterized protein LOC7476451 isoform X2, with product MVQSMSSLSRKASVKLEADDSLEDQLSPLHKRSKLDPCLQVIIPDAVLYNPLQEPSPIGLTLKKSPSFLDLIQMKLSQQNTSNTMLSKKPSSAAADKLKASNFTASLLKIGSWECKSRYEGDLVAKCYFAKHKLVWEVLDGGLKNKIEIQWSDIVAIKANFPDDGPETLDVVLARQPLFFRETNPQPRKHTLWQATSDFTGGQASTHRRHFLQFQQGFMGKHYEKLIQCDPRLSFLSQQLEIILESPYFAQRVSAFSDLHESGKGLDSEVEDRTAVFALQEAGPPSGVLSSSLNNECQGLTCQSPENISQQTSSTTLVMETHAFEETRSNRTGEQQLPSNCDQIKVPGLHPSISMSDLVNHIGHCISEQMTSGNSILSGGDIKSSDILDEITQYLLGDSQVMSASDEQSVVSTVNSLCCLLQKDPATARDLQAKSLSDLDVDHDRRINETNSTASACQSKFIESFPAPEGEASNVSICKQAPAMSRKDSVGELLLNLPTRGFRNGY from the exons ATGGTTCAGTCAATGAGTTCCTTAAGCAGAAAAGCATCAGTGAAGCTGGAAGCTGATGATTCCTTGGAGGATCAACTCAGTCCACTTCACAAACGTTCAAAACTTGATCCTTGTTTACAG GTGATAATCCCAGATGCAGTACTGTATAATCCACTTCAAGAGCCAAGTCCAATTGGCTTGACACTGAAAAAGAGTCCatcttttttggatttgattcaAATGAAGTTATCTCAGCAAAACACTAGTAATACTATGTTGTCAAAGAAACCTAGTAGTGCTGCTGCTGATAAGCTTAAAGCTTCAAACTTTACTGCTTCACTTCTAAAAATAGGGAGTTGGGAG tgtaAGTCAAGATACGAAGGGGATTTGGTGGCAAAGTGTTATTTTGCTAAGCATAAACTTGTTTGGGAAGTGCTTGATGGTGGTCTTAAGAATAAGATTGAAATTCAGTGGTCAGATATTGTGGCTATCAAGGCAAATTTTCCTGATGATGGACCAGAAACCTTGGATGTAGtg CTGGCTAGACAACCCCTTTTCTTTAGAGAGACAAATCCACAGCCTAGGAAGCATACTTTGTGGCAGGCAACATCAGATTTTACTGGTGGACAAGCTAGCACACACAG GCGGCATTTTCTCCAGTTCCAGCAAGGCTTCATGGGCAAGCATTATGAAAAACTTATTCAATGTGATCCTCGTCTCAGCTTTCTTAGTCAACAACTAGAAATTATATTAGAATCTCCATATTTTGCGCAAAGAGTTTCTGCATTCAGTGACTTGCATGAATCTGGCAAGGGGCTTGATTCAGAAGTTGAGGATAGAACAGCTGTTTTTGCTCTGCAGGAAGCAGGGCCACCATCTGGAGTTCTTTCATCTTCCTTGAATAATGAATGCCAAGGTTTAACGTGTCAGTCTCCTGAAAATATTTCCCAGCAAACTTCTTCAACTACCTTAG TAATGGAAACCCATGCATTTGAAGAAACCAGGAGCAACAGAACAGGAGAACAGCAGTTGCCAAGCAATTGTGATCAAATTAAAGTGCCCGGACTTCATCCATCCATTTCAATGAGCGACCTTGTGAACCACATTGGACATTGCATTTCAGAACAGATGACCTCTGGAAATTCTATCCTCTCTGGTGGTGACATAAAGAGCAGTGACATTCTAGATGAAATTACTCAATACTTGCTTGGAGACTCTCAAGTTATGTCAGCCTCGGATGAGCAATCCGTTGTGTCAACGGTCAATTCTCTTTGCTGCCTACTGCAGAAGGATCCTGCAACAGCTCGGGACTTGCAGGCAAAGAGTCTCAGCGATCTTGATGTGGATCATGATAGGAGAATAAACGAAACTAATTCCACTGCATCTGCGTGTCAAAGCAAATTTATAGAGAGTTTTCCCGCACCTGAGGGAGAGGCCAGTAATGTTTCCATTTGCAAGCAGGCACCAGCCATGTCAAGGAAGGACTCGGTTGGAGAGCTACTTCTTAATCTTCCAA CTCGGGGATTCAGAAATGGATATTGA
- the LOC7476451 gene encoding uncharacterized protein LOC7476451 isoform X1: MVQSMSSLSRKASVKLEADDSLEDQLSPLHKRSKLDPCLQVIIPDAVLYNPLQEPSPIGLTLKKSPSFLDLIQMKLSQQNTSNTMLSKKPSSAAADKLKASNFTASLLKIGSWECKSRYEGDLVAKCYFAKHKLVWEVLDGGLKNKIEIQWSDIVAIKANFPDDGPETLDVVLARQPLFFRETNPQPRKHTLWQATSDFTGGQASTHRRHFLQFQQGFMGKHYEKLIQCDPRLSFLSQQLEIILESPYFAQRVSAFSDLHESGKGLDSEVEDRTAVFALQEAGPPSGVLSSSLNNECQGLTCQSPENISQQTSSTTLVMETHAFEETRSNRTGEQQLPSNCDQIKVPGLHPSISMSDLVNHIGHCISEQMTSGNSILSGGDIKSSDILDEITQYLLGDSQVMSASDEQSVVSTVNSLCCLLQKDPATARDLQAKSLSDLDVDHDRRINETNSTASACQSKFIESFPAPEGEASNVSICKQAPAMSRKDSVGELLLNLPSIASLPQFLFNI; this comes from the exons ATGGTTCAGTCAATGAGTTCCTTAAGCAGAAAAGCATCAGTGAAGCTGGAAGCTGATGATTCCTTGGAGGATCAACTCAGTCCACTTCACAAACGTTCAAAACTTGATCCTTGTTTACAG GTGATAATCCCAGATGCAGTACTGTATAATCCACTTCAAGAGCCAAGTCCAATTGGCTTGACACTGAAAAAGAGTCCatcttttttggatttgattcaAATGAAGTTATCTCAGCAAAACACTAGTAATACTATGTTGTCAAAGAAACCTAGTAGTGCTGCTGCTGATAAGCTTAAAGCTTCAAACTTTACTGCTTCACTTCTAAAAATAGGGAGTTGGGAG tgtaAGTCAAGATACGAAGGGGATTTGGTGGCAAAGTGTTATTTTGCTAAGCATAAACTTGTTTGGGAAGTGCTTGATGGTGGTCTTAAGAATAAGATTGAAATTCAGTGGTCAGATATTGTGGCTATCAAGGCAAATTTTCCTGATGATGGACCAGAAACCTTGGATGTAGtg CTGGCTAGACAACCCCTTTTCTTTAGAGAGACAAATCCACAGCCTAGGAAGCATACTTTGTGGCAGGCAACATCAGATTTTACTGGTGGACAAGCTAGCACACACAG GCGGCATTTTCTCCAGTTCCAGCAAGGCTTCATGGGCAAGCATTATGAAAAACTTATTCAATGTGATCCTCGTCTCAGCTTTCTTAGTCAACAACTAGAAATTATATTAGAATCTCCATATTTTGCGCAAAGAGTTTCTGCATTCAGTGACTTGCATGAATCTGGCAAGGGGCTTGATTCAGAAGTTGAGGATAGAACAGCTGTTTTTGCTCTGCAGGAAGCAGGGCCACCATCTGGAGTTCTTTCATCTTCCTTGAATAATGAATGCCAAGGTTTAACGTGTCAGTCTCCTGAAAATATTTCCCAGCAAACTTCTTCAACTACCTTAG TAATGGAAACCCATGCATTTGAAGAAACCAGGAGCAACAGAACAGGAGAACAGCAGTTGCCAAGCAATTGTGATCAAATTAAAGTGCCCGGACTTCATCCATCCATTTCAATGAGCGACCTTGTGAACCACATTGGACATTGCATTTCAGAACAGATGACCTCTGGAAATTCTATCCTCTCTGGTGGTGACATAAAGAGCAGTGACATTCTAGATGAAATTACTCAATACTTGCTTGGAGACTCTCAAGTTATGTCAGCCTCGGATGAGCAATCCGTTGTGTCAACGGTCAATTCTCTTTGCTGCCTACTGCAGAAGGATCCTGCAACAGCTCGGGACTTGCAGGCAAAGAGTCTCAGCGATCTTGATGTGGATCATGATAGGAGAATAAACGAAACTAATTCCACTGCATCTGCGTGTCAAAGCAAATTTATAGAGAGTTTTCCCGCACCTGAGGGAGAGGCCAGTAATGTTTCCATTTGCAAGCAGGCACCAGCCATGTCAAGGAAGGACTCGGTTGGAGAGCTACTTCTTAATCTTCCAAGTATTGCTTCTCTGCcacaatttttattcaatatatag
- the LOC7476451 gene encoding uncharacterized protein LOC7476451 isoform X5 — protein sequence MVQSMSSLSRKASVKLEADDSLEDQLSPLHKRSKLDPCLQVIIPDAVLYNPLQEPSPIGLTLKKSPSFLDLIQMKLSQQNTSNTMLSKKPSSAAADKLKASNFTASLLKIGSWECKSRYEGDLVAKCYFAKHKLVWEVLDGGLKNKIEIQWSDIVAIKANFPDDGPETLDVVLARQPLFFRETNPQPRKHTLWQATSDFTGGQASTHRRHFLQFQQGFMGKHYEKLIQCDPRLSFLSQQLEIILESPYFAQRVSAFSDLHESGKGLDSEVEDRTAVFALQEAGPPSGVLSSSLNNECQGLTCQSPENISQQTSSTTLVMETHAFEETRSNRTGEQQLPSNCDQIKVPGLHPSISMSDLVNHIGHCISEQMTSGNSILSGGDIKSSDILDEITQYLLGDSQVMSASDEQSVVSTVNSLCCLLQKDPATARDLQAKSLSDLDVDHDRRINETNSTASACQSKFIESFPAPEGEASNVSICKQAPAMSRKDSVGELLLNLPRL from the exons ATGGTTCAGTCAATGAGTTCCTTAAGCAGAAAAGCATCAGTGAAGCTGGAAGCTGATGATTCCTTGGAGGATCAACTCAGTCCACTTCACAAACGTTCAAAACTTGATCCTTGTTTACAG GTGATAATCCCAGATGCAGTACTGTATAATCCACTTCAAGAGCCAAGTCCAATTGGCTTGACACTGAAAAAGAGTCCatcttttttggatttgattcaAATGAAGTTATCTCAGCAAAACACTAGTAATACTATGTTGTCAAAGAAACCTAGTAGTGCTGCTGCTGATAAGCTTAAAGCTTCAAACTTTACTGCTTCACTTCTAAAAATAGGGAGTTGGGAG tgtaAGTCAAGATACGAAGGGGATTTGGTGGCAAAGTGTTATTTTGCTAAGCATAAACTTGTTTGGGAAGTGCTTGATGGTGGTCTTAAGAATAAGATTGAAATTCAGTGGTCAGATATTGTGGCTATCAAGGCAAATTTTCCTGATGATGGACCAGAAACCTTGGATGTAGtg CTGGCTAGACAACCCCTTTTCTTTAGAGAGACAAATCCACAGCCTAGGAAGCATACTTTGTGGCAGGCAACATCAGATTTTACTGGTGGACAAGCTAGCACACACAG GCGGCATTTTCTCCAGTTCCAGCAAGGCTTCATGGGCAAGCATTATGAAAAACTTATTCAATGTGATCCTCGTCTCAGCTTTCTTAGTCAACAACTAGAAATTATATTAGAATCTCCATATTTTGCGCAAAGAGTTTCTGCATTCAGTGACTTGCATGAATCTGGCAAGGGGCTTGATTCAGAAGTTGAGGATAGAACAGCTGTTTTTGCTCTGCAGGAAGCAGGGCCACCATCTGGAGTTCTTTCATCTTCCTTGAATAATGAATGCCAAGGTTTAACGTGTCAGTCTCCTGAAAATATTTCCCAGCAAACTTCTTCAACTACCTTAG TAATGGAAACCCATGCATTTGAAGAAACCAGGAGCAACAGAACAGGAGAACAGCAGTTGCCAAGCAATTGTGATCAAATTAAAGTGCCCGGACTTCATCCATCCATTTCAATGAGCGACCTTGTGAACCACATTGGACATTGCATTTCAGAACAGATGACCTCTGGAAATTCTATCCTCTCTGGTGGTGACATAAAGAGCAGTGACATTCTAGATGAAATTACTCAATACTTGCTTGGAGACTCTCAAGTTATGTCAGCCTCGGATGAGCAATCCGTTGTGTCAACGGTCAATTCTCTTTGCTGCCTACTGCAGAAGGATCCTGCAACAGCTCGGGACTTGCAGGCAAAGAGTCTCAGCGATCTTGATGTGGATCATGATAGGAGAATAAACGAAACTAATTCCACTGCATCTGCGTGTCAAAGCAAATTTATAGAGAGTTTTCCCGCACCTGAGGGAGAGGCCAGTAATGTTTCCATTTGCAAGCAGGCACCAGCCATGTCAAGGAAGGACTCGGTTGGAGAGCTACTTCTTAATCTTCCAA GACTTTGA
- the LOC7483290 gene encoding protein HEADING DATE REPRESSOR 1 produces MEKEDDNNKTKDVRMVEVEPLNGFSPVSSTRIFWKSRKRSASGRNLDKVTEDNVNETPNKQEESSNDEKMQDQNLTPELSERRKALFEPLEPVTNINGKRSSAESLLPPPDFDAASYPKGWLIGKKRKLVNVDVVESMRRIAVQEMNRKDREIDGLNEQLEEDARCLEHLQLQLLQEKSKRAEVERENAMLQDQISMLMNVLQENEPMGDEDLGNEGPDEP; encoded by the exons atgGAAAAGGAGGAcgataataataaaaccaaggATGTGAGGATGGTTGAAGTTGAACCTTTGAATGGCTTCTCCCCAGTCTCTTCAACTAGGATCTTTTGGAAATCTAGAAAAAGATCAG CTAGCGGGAGGAATTTAGACAAGGTAACCGAGGACAATGTTAATGAAACACCCAACAAACAGGAGGAATCTTCCAATGATGAAAAGATGCAGGACCAAAATCTAACTCCAGAGCTTTCTGAGCGTCGAAAGGCCCTCTTTGAACCGTTGGAACCTGTAACAAATATCAATGGCAAGAGATCATCTGCAGAATCCCTACTCCCTCCTCCAGATTTTGATGCTGCAAGCTATCCCAAGGGCTGGCTAATTGGAAAGAAGCGAAAGCTTGTTAATGTAGATGTTGTTGAGAGCATGAGGAGGATTGCCGTGCAGGAAATGAACAGAAAG GACCGAGAAATTGATGGCCTAAATGAGCAGTTGGAAGAAGATGCACGGTGTCTAGAACATCTCCAACTCCAACTTCTGCAAGAAAAAAGTAAACGTGCTGaggtagagagagagaatgcTATGCTGCAAGACCAGATATCAATGCTTATGAACGTGCTACAGGAAAATGAGCCAATGGGCGATGAAGATCTGGGGAATGAAGGTCCTGATGAACcttaa